ACCCACGTACCCCCCGAAACTTGCGAACCCACTGAAGTCGCGCCAAAGGTGCGCACGGCGCACCCTACTTCTGCCCCAGGCTCCAGTTGTACAACACCTTCTTGTTCACCCCGGTGATTTCGGCCGCCAGGGCCGCGGCGCGTTTGGGCGGCAGCTCGGCCAGCAGCAATTTCATGACCCGCTCAGCCTCTGCATCCAGCTCGCCGCTGCGCTCGCGCTCGGCGCCACGTACCAGCAGCACGATTTCCCCGCGCTGCTGATTGGAATCCGCGCGCACCCACTCCGCCAGTTCCGCCAGCGGCGCCAGGTGGATAGTCTCAAAGGCCTTGGTCAGCTCGCGCGCGATCACCGCCTCACGCTTGCCGCCGAACACCTGCGCCATCGCCTCCAGTGTGTCCAGCACCCGGTGCGGCGCCTCGTAGAAGATCAGGGTATGCGGATCGCCGGCCAACGCCTGCAGCGCCTTTTCGCGCGCGCCCGCCTTGGCCGGCAGGAAACCCTCGAAGCTGAAACGGTCACTGGGCAGACCGGCGGCGCTGAGGGCCGCGGTAAACGCGCAGGCGCCGGGAACCGGCACCACCTTGATGCCGCGCGCGCGTGCCTCACGCACCAGCCTGTAGCCCGGATCGGAGATCAGCGGCGTGCCCGCATCGGAAATGAGCGCCACTGTCTGGCCCTGCTCCAGACGCTCCAGTATCTGCCCGGTGCGCCGGTCGTCCGAGTGGTCGTGGTACGCCATCAGCGGCGTATCGATGCTGAAATGGGAAAAAAGGCGCTGACTGTGACGCGTGTCCTCTGCCGCAACCAAATCGGCGCATTGTAGAACTTCGATCGCTCGCGGTACCATATCGGCCAGATTACCAATCGGCGTGGCAACGATATAAAGCAGTGCCTGATCCAGCCCCATAGTTCACGACCCCAGGTTCCAATAAGATTTAAGTTTTACGGGAGAATATTATGCCCGCCCTGACCCGGCGCAGCTCCATGCGGCGCGCAGCCCCGATGCTCAGCAGGCTCGCCGCCAGCGCCCTGGCCCTGGCCCTGGCCGCTTGCCAGACCCAGGCCCCCCAACCGGATATGCAGCAACCGGTACAGGCCGGCGCCCAGCGCGCCGACCGTGCCACCGCTGTGCGCTTGTTGCAAGCTGCCGAAACGGCCCAGTCACCGGAGCGCGACCAACAGCGCCTGCAGGCGGCCGCCATTCTATACAAGCTGGGCGATAAGGCGACCGCCGAGCAGGCCGCGGTGCAAATCCAGCCGCAGCAACTGAACGATACCCAGTACGCCCAGTACGCCGAAGTGTACGGCAGCCTGCTGGCCGACAACGACGATTTTTTCCGTGCACTGGACCTGGCCACGGCACCGCGCCTCGACCACGTCTGGCAGCAGCTGCCGGCAGACACTGCGCTGCCGCTGCGCAGCCTGCGCGCCAATCTCTGGGGCCTGCTCGGCAACCTCGACAGCGCCATCGCCGAGCGCCGCCAGATCGCCAGCCTGGCCCAGTCCGATGCCGATATCGCCGCCAACAATGACGGCTTCTGGCAGCTGCTCACGCAGCTGTCGTCCGGCGAGCTGCAATTGCGCGCCGAGGAGAGCAAAGACTCCCAGATGCGCGGCTGGTACCAGCTGGCGCTGCTGGGACGCGATACCCAGGCCGACATCAGCTCACAGCTGACTGCGCTGAGCCGCTGGCGCCAGCAGTGGCCCA
This region of Microbulbifer sp. SAOS-129_SWC genomic DNA includes:
- the rsmI gene encoding 16S rRNA (cytidine(1402)-2'-O)-methyltransferase, with product MGLDQALLYIVATPIGNLADMVPRAIEVLQCADLVAAEDTRHSQRLFSHFSIDTPLMAYHDHSDDRRTGQILERLEQGQTVALISDAGTPLISDPGYRLVREARARGIKVVPVPGACAFTAALSAAGLPSDRFSFEGFLPAKAGAREKALQALAGDPHTLIFYEAPHRVLDTLEAMAQVFGGKREAVIARELTKAFETIHLAPLAELAEWVRADSNQQRGEIVLLVRGAERERSGELDAEAERVMKLLLAELPPKRAAALAAEITGVNKKVLYNWSLGQK